From the Macaca nemestrina isolate mMacNem1 chromosome 7, mMacNem.hap1, whole genome shotgun sequence genome, one window contains:
- the LOC105499652 gene encoding LOW QUALITY PROTEIN: olfactory receptor 6E1-like (The sequence of the model RefSeq protein was modified relative to this genomic sequence to represent the inferred CDS: inserted 3 bases in 2 codons), with translation MDKKSKYCKESIISKAQSLWKDIMKEEPWEQVIKNVEYRPAEVRGAIRNRTTVTEFVLPGLSEACELQMLIFLGLLLTYPLTLLGNLLIVVITLMNRRLHMPMYYFLRNVAVLEIWFTXIFPKVLTNILTGYKTISLPGCFLQSFFYFFLGTTEFFLLAVMSFDRYVAICNALRYATTMCQRVCVQLVLCSWMTGFLLIIVPSFLVLQQPFCGPNIINHFFCDNFPLLELIRADTTLIELLGFVIANISLLGTLSVTATCYGHIXVLHIPLNKEKQKAFSTCSSHIVMSLFYGSCIVMYIRSGKSDQKEDRNKVVALLNTVVTPMLNPFIYTLKNKQVKQVFREQVSKLLL, from the exons ATggataaaaaatcaaaatattgcaAAGAATCTATTATATCCAAAGCTCAGAGTTTGTGGAAGGATATAATGAAAGAAGAACCTTGGGAACAGGtcattaagaatgttgaatatcggccag CAGAGGTCAGAGGAGCCATCAGGAACCGCACCACCGTCACTGAGTTTGTCCTGCCGGGGCTCTCAGAGGCCTGTGAGCTGCAGATGCTCATCTTCCTGGGGCTCCTCCTGACCTACCCCCTCACACTGCTGGGGAACCTGCTTATCGTGGTCATCACCCTCATGAACAGGCGCCTCCACATGCCCATGTACTACTTCCTCCGCAACGTTGCTGTCCTGGAGATCTGGTTCA TCATCTTCCCCAAGGTGCTAACCAACATCCTCACAGGATACAAGACCATCTCCCTCCCAGGCTGCTTCCTGCAaagtttcttctattttttcttgggTACCACAGAGTTCTTCCTCCTGGCGGTGATGTCCTTTGACAGGTACGTGGCCATATGTAACGCTTTGCGTTATGCCACCACCATGTGCCAAAGGGTCTGTGTCCAGCTAGTCCTCTGCTCGTGGATGACAGGATTCCTTCTCATCATTGTTCCAAGTTTCCTCGTCCTTCAGCAGCCATTCTGTGGCCCCAACATCATTAACCATTTCTTCTGTGACAACTTTCCCCTCCTGGAACTCATTCGTGCAGACACAACTCTGATAGAGCTCCTGGGTTTTGTTATAGCCAACATCAGCTTACTGGGCACTCTGTCCGTGACGGCCACTTGCTATGGCCACAT CGTTCTGCACATCCCCTTAAACAAAGAGAAGCAGAAAGCCTTCTCCACCTGCTCCTCCCACATCGTCATGTCTCTCTTCTATGGCAGCTGCATCGTCATGTATATCCGGTCAGGCAAAAGTGACCAGAAGGAAGACAGGAACAAGGTGGTGGCATTGCTTAACACCGTGGTGACCCCAATGCTCAATCCCTTCATCTACACCCTGAAGAACAAGCAGGTGAAGCAGGTGTTTAGGGAGCAGGTGAGCAAGCTCCTTTTATAA